A single Phycisphaerales bacterium DNA region contains:
- a CDS encoding PQQ-dependent sugar dehydrogenase — MLRSGLAAMAGGVLLLGAGDARGQTLASQAVVTGMSNPLWCGHAPGDASRLFVVEQRRGVRIVDLNAAGTGTLRPTPFLDLTQPALATLLGNNGLEYGILGMAFHPQYASNGYFYIVCTPSQVGSSVNDYAVVRFRVDPANPNFADPNSRQTVIFIDYDIANHRSGWIDFGPEGHLYFTTGDGGEGDPQNTASNRAVLKGKILRLDVDGADNIPGNADDDAFPPATDQKNYSIPADNPFIGQAGMQPEIWAYGLRNAWRASFDRVTGSLWVADVGQVTREEVTVIPAGLHGAFLGWRCMEGTVPTGYAGCVAPLPPSLPPIIDYPRSGATVSGASVTGGVVYRGCSMPSLRGSYIFGDWAAKCWTGTPNAAGTALTNIVDRKAQLGLSGTLVHFGEDPWGEMYYVIWNSTNGGVYRIRPASVAGNDCNSNQQADGCDIAKGVSPDLNLDSVPDDCQGFPCTADFNHDGDTGTDQDIEAFFACIGGTCCPTCSSADFNADGDTGTDQDIESFFRVLGGNAC; from the coding sequence ATGTTGAGGAGTGGCTTGGCCGCGATGGCGGGCGGGGTGTTGCTGCTGGGTGCTGGGGACGCGCGGGGGCAGACGCTGGCGTCGCAAGCGGTGGTGACGGGGATGAGCAACCCCTTGTGGTGCGGGCACGCGCCGGGGGATGCCTCGCGGCTGTTTGTGGTGGAGCAGCGGCGGGGGGTGCGGATTGTGGACCTCAACGCCGCGGGCACGGGAACGCTGCGGCCGACGCCGTTCCTGGACCTGACGCAGCCGGCGCTGGCGACGCTGCTGGGCAACAACGGGCTGGAGTACGGGATCCTGGGGATGGCGTTCCACCCGCAGTACGCGAGCAACGGGTACTTCTACATCGTGTGCACGCCCTCGCAGGTGGGCAGCTCGGTGAATGATTATGCGGTGGTGCGGTTCCGGGTTGATCCGGCGAACCCCAATTTCGCGGACCCCAACTCGCGGCAGACGGTGATCTTTATTGATTACGATATTGCGAACCACCGCAGCGGCTGGATCGACTTCGGGCCAGAAGGCCACCTGTACTTCACCACCGGGGACGGCGGCGAGGGGGACCCGCAGAACACCGCGAGCAACCGCGCGGTGCTCAAGGGCAAGATCCTGCGGCTGGATGTGGACGGGGCGGACAATATCCCGGGCAACGCGGATGACGACGCGTTCCCGCCCGCGACGGACCAGAAGAACTACTCGATTCCCGCGGACAACCCGTTCATCGGGCAGGCGGGGATGCAGCCGGAGATATGGGCGTACGGCCTTCGGAACGCGTGGCGGGCGAGCTTTGACCGCGTCACCGGCAGCCTGTGGGTGGCGGATGTGGGGCAGGTCACGCGCGAGGAGGTGACGGTGATCCCGGCGGGGCTGCACGGGGCGTTCCTCGGCTGGCGGTGCATGGAGGGGACGGTGCCCACCGGCTACGCGGGGTGCGTGGCGCCGCTGCCGCCGTCGCTGCCGCCGATCATCGACTACCCGCGCTCGGGGGCGACGGTGTCGGGGGCGTCGGTGACGGGGGGCGTCGTGTACCGCGGGTGCTCGATGCCCAGCCTGCGCGGGAGCTATATCTTCGGGGACTGGGCGGCCAAGTGCTGGACGGGCACGCCCAACGCCGCGGGCACGGCCCTCACGAACATCGTGGACCGCAAGGCGCAGCTGGGGCTCAGCGGCACGCTGGTGCACTTCGGCGAAGACCCCTGGGGCGAGATGTACTACGTGATCTGGAACTCGACCAACGGCGGGGTGTACCGCATCCGCCCCGCGAGCGTCGCGGGTAACGACTGCAACAGCAACCAGCAGGCGGACGGTTGTGATATTGCGAAGGGCGTGAGCCCGGACCTCAACCTCGACAGCGTGCCCGACGACTGCCAGGGCTTCCCGTGCACCGCCGACTTCAACCACGACGGCGACACCGGGACCGACCAGGACATCGAGGCGTTCTTCGCCTGCATCGGCGGGACGTGCTGCCCCACGTGCTCGAGCGCGGACTTCAACGCGGATGGGGACACGGGGACGGACCAGGATATTGAGAGCTTCTTCCGGGTGCTGGGGGGGAATGCGTGCTGA
- a CDS encoding CPBP family intramembrane glutamic endopeptidase: MPEAPTLEPPAPAITAPPPLPWHQRPWGILALGVAIIAGSWLCAWIAGLLHWYTWSIGYYDHALSHEANRRVFEESPSATILSSLVMQGSAVMLALVFVQARNPERPTPADLWITPTTLRPALWPIVILGSLGVLYVSGYATQWLSYFGLLPETSPRYDAHYAAVARYEGPWAILAVLVMALTAGIGEEIVCRGYILKGLLRSWRPFPAILASSLLFAAAHFDPLYAISVLPIGMWFGYLAVRTRSITLAITTHILIDLYGIGLYTLPRSLQDHTAFAVFAWAVFVISCLCIIPAVLILERHQRATTVL, from the coding sequence ATGCCCGAGGCCCCCACCCTCGAACCCCCCGCCCCCGCCATCACCGCGCCCCCGCCGCTCCCCTGGCACCAGCGCCCCTGGGGCATCCTCGCCCTGGGCGTCGCCATCATCGCGGGCAGCTGGCTCTGCGCCTGGATCGCCGGCCTCCTGCACTGGTACACCTGGAGCATCGGCTACTACGACCACGCCCTCTCGCACGAGGCCAACCGCCGCGTCTTCGAAGAGTCCCCCAGCGCCACCATCCTCTCCTCGCTCGTGATGCAGGGCAGCGCCGTCATGCTCGCCCTCGTCTTCGTGCAGGCCCGCAACCCCGAGCGCCCCACCCCCGCCGACCTCTGGATCACCCCCACCACCCTCCGCCCCGCGCTCTGGCCCATCGTCATCCTCGGCTCCCTCGGCGTGCTCTACGTCTCCGGCTACGCCACCCAGTGGCTCAGCTACTTCGGCCTGCTCCCCGAAACCTCGCCGCGTTACGACGCCCACTACGCCGCCGTCGCCCGCTACGAGGGACCCTGGGCCATCCTCGCCGTGCTCGTCATGGCCCTCACCGCCGGCATCGGCGAAGAGATCGTCTGCCGCGGCTACATCCTCAAGGGCCTGCTCCGCTCCTGGCGCCCCTTCCCAGCCATCCTCGCCAGCAGCCTCCTCTTCGCCGCCGCCCACTTCGACCCGCTCTACGCCATCAGCGTCCTTCCCATCGGCATGTGGTTCGGCTACCTCGCCGTCCGCACCCGCTCCATCACGCTCGCCATCACCACCCACATCCTCATCGACCTCTACGGCATCGGCCTCTACACCCTCCCCCGCTCCCTCCAGGACCATACCGCCTTCGCCGTCTTCGCCTGGGCCGTCTTCGTCATCAGCTGCCTCTGCATCATCCCCGCCGTGTTGATTCTTGAGCGCCACCAACGTGCAACGACCGTGCTCTGA
- a CDS encoding NADH-quinone oxidoreductase subunit B family protein: MGIEAALPVDGFVTTQLRHVINWARRSSLWPMPFATACCGIELMATACSRYDLARFGAEVMRFSPRQADLLIVAGRIAVKMMPVLQRTYEQMPEPKWVISMGACASTGGVFDTYAVVQGCDQFIPVDVYIPGCPPRPEQLIEGVMAIQRHIDKEGLPPPGGKRVPLGVVVQPTHTPRAQPVGLTMGV, encoded by the coding sequence ATGGGTATTGAAGCTGCTCTGCCGGTGGATGGGTTTGTGACCACGCAGCTGCGCCATGTGATCAACTGGGCGCGGCGGTCGAGCTTGTGGCCGATGCCGTTCGCGACGGCGTGCTGCGGGATCGAGCTGATGGCGACGGCGTGCTCGCGGTATGACCTGGCCCGGTTCGGGGCCGAGGTGATGCGGTTCAGCCCGCGGCAGGCGGACCTGCTGATCGTGGCGGGGCGGATCGCGGTCAAGATGATGCCGGTGCTGCAGCGGACGTACGAGCAGATGCCCGAGCCCAAGTGGGTGATCTCGATGGGTGCGTGCGCCAGCACGGGCGGGGTGTTCGACACGTACGCGGTGGTGCAGGGGTGCGACCAGTTCATCCCGGTGGACGTGTATATCCCCGGGTGCCCGCCGCGGCCGGAGCAGCTGATCGAGGGCGTGATGGCGATCCAGCGGCACATCGATAAGGAGGGCTTGCCGCCGCCGGGTGGGAAGCGGGTGCCGCTGGGGGTGGTGGTGCAGCCGACGCACACGCCGCGGGCTCAGCCGGTGGGGCTGACGATGGGTGTCTAA
- a CDS encoding immunoglobulin domain-containing protein, translated as MMTPRGRWAAVVSGAVAAGAAHAQCLQFNPTSGEAGVAGTVTSMTLHDPDGGGPMPARLVAAGAFDYAGSTRVDRCGLFDGIGWEMVGPGLTTSFTGPTSVCSHDFDGDGPLPARVVVGGSYSDARVKYWDGASWAGLGPGLPAGVGPSSLASFDADGDGPEPARLYAISGQLYRWEGTGWVQLGVFNFSATTLRVVDEDGPAPMPARLFVLGTFTTISGQPHARIAAFDGSAFHAVNPPTGTAVNDVIAFDPDGPGPLDTRLYLAGAFTDGAVTRPIVVREEAGWQFMGETGTGSGLAVADHDGAGPGLARLYRAGTTTGGDTVRVWTVSGWQSTGFISGAPKLTAFDPDGAGAGGDLLIAGGGFMAVGPTSPDTRKGSRGVAVYDGVSWRAPNRGGIGVQTFQSTEVIRWDHDSNVATPPQLLAVGDAFTLDGDECASMSVVGADGHWQGVVSGRGSSYNGRIIAFDRDGAGPLTGQLIFGGNFSTFLGVPARSVAFWSGFGIAQLGTGLPVGSGNSPAQVFDMVVYDRDGPGVVPPELVFAGVIGSASQLPFNGVVKWTGNSYAALGQGLDGTVTRLLVWDRDGAGPGQSLLVAGGFFLTSGSVSLPRAGLWNGFAWSPLPPGPPTNNQIYLLTVWDRDGAGPETPSLLVSTPGTSGGSAIWRLNGDTWSQMSTVQSFNRLFVIDEGGGRAPSLWLYGSNPSGSVTPDRQFARWNGQVWVWSDIGVRDEFQAVAVSGSGADTVIDVVGQIMYGPDSGSLASGVSSVTIAGLSPWGVPQQATLNVTRGADVQLGVEVTGGAPVFYQWRRNGVAVLNGPGGAADGGGFVAGASGVLSSAGPVVLTITGAGVADSGVYTCGLSSACGESESSGVMLGVSGCGTSDFNGDGDIGTDQDIEAFFACLGGNCCPGCFEGGADFNGDGDVGTDHDIEAFFRVLGGGNC; from the coding sequence ATGATGACTCCACGGGGGCGCTGGGCGGCGGTAGTGAGCGGGGCGGTGGCGGCGGGCGCAGCGCACGCGCAGTGCCTCCAGTTCAACCCGACCTCCGGCGAGGCCGGCGTGGCGGGGACCGTGACGAGCATGACCCTGCACGACCCCGACGGCGGTGGTCCGATGCCCGCCCGGCTGGTCGCGGCGGGCGCGTTCGATTACGCGGGCAGTACCCGGGTGGACCGGTGCGGGCTGTTCGACGGCATCGGGTGGGAGATGGTCGGCCCGGGGCTGACCACCAGCTTTACGGGGCCCACGAGCGTGTGCTCGCACGACTTCGATGGCGACGGGCCACTGCCGGCCCGCGTGGTGGTCGGCGGCTCCTACAGCGACGCGCGCGTCAAGTACTGGGACGGCGCGTCGTGGGCGGGACTCGGACCCGGGCTGCCGGCGGGCGTCGGGCCGTCGTCACTGGCGTCTTTCGATGCCGACGGCGACGGCCCGGAACCGGCGCGGCTGTACGCGATCAGCGGGCAGCTGTACCGCTGGGAGGGTACAGGCTGGGTGCAACTGGGAGTGTTCAACTTCTCCGCGACGACGCTGCGGGTGGTGGATGAGGACGGCCCGGCGCCCATGCCGGCACGCCTGTTTGTGCTGGGAACGTTCACGACCATCAGCGGCCAGCCGCACGCGCGGATCGCGGCGTTCGACGGGAGCGCGTTTCACGCGGTAAACCCGCCCACTGGTACGGCAGTAAACGACGTGATCGCGTTTGACCCGGACGGGCCGGGGCCGCTGGACACCAGGCTGTACCTCGCCGGCGCCTTTACAGACGGGGCCGTCACGCGTCCGATCGTGGTGCGCGAGGAGGCGGGCTGGCAGTTCATGGGCGAGACCGGGACCGGGAGCGGGCTCGCGGTGGCGGATCATGATGGAGCGGGGCCGGGCCTCGCGCGGTTGTACCGGGCCGGGACCACGACGGGCGGCGACACGGTTCGCGTGTGGACGGTGAGTGGCTGGCAGAGCACGGGGTTCATCTCGGGCGCGCCGAAGCTCACGGCGTTCGATCCGGACGGGGCAGGAGCGGGCGGCGACCTGCTGATTGCGGGCGGCGGTTTCATGGCCGTGGGGCCGACGAGCCCGGACACCCGGAAGGGCAGCCGCGGCGTGGCGGTGTACGACGGGGTGTCGTGGCGTGCCCCGAACCGTGGCGGCATCGGGGTGCAGACCTTCCAGTCAACGGAGGTCATCCGCTGGGACCACGACAGCAACGTTGCGACGCCGCCGCAGCTGCTGGCGGTCGGGGACGCGTTCACACTTGATGGGGACGAGTGCGCGTCGATGTCGGTGGTTGGGGCGGACGGGCACTGGCAGGGCGTCGTCAGTGGACGGGGTTCGAGCTACAACGGGCGGATCATCGCGTTTGATCGTGATGGGGCGGGGCCGCTCACGGGTCAGCTGATCTTCGGGGGCAACTTCAGCACGTTCCTGGGGGTGCCGGCGCGGAGCGTGGCATTCTGGAGCGGGTTCGGGATCGCTCAACTGGGGACTGGGCTGCCGGTGGGCAGTGGCAACTCGCCCGCGCAGGTGTTCGACATGGTGGTGTACGACCGGGACGGGCCCGGCGTGGTGCCGCCGGAGCTGGTGTTCGCGGGGGTGATCGGGAGTGCGTCACAGCTGCCGTTCAACGGCGTGGTGAAGTGGACGGGGAACTCGTACGCGGCCCTGGGCCAGGGGCTGGACGGGACGGTGACGCGGTTGCTGGTATGGGACCGCGACGGCGCGGGGCCGGGTCAGTCCCTGCTGGTGGCGGGCGGGTTTTTCCTGACGTCGGGGAGTGTGTCATTGCCGCGGGCGGGCCTGTGGAATGGGTTCGCGTGGTCGCCGCTCCCGCCGGGGCCGCCGACGAACAACCAGATTTACCTCCTGACGGTGTGGGATCGCGACGGCGCGGGGCCGGAGACGCCCTCGCTGCTGGTGAGCACGCCGGGAACGAGCGGCGGGTCCGCCATCTGGCGGCTCAACGGCGACACGTGGTCGCAGATGAGCACCGTGCAGAGCTTCAACCGCTTGTTCGTGATCGACGAGGGCGGCGGGCGGGCGCCCTCGCTGTGGCTGTACGGGAGCAACCCCAGCGGGAGTGTCACGCCGGACCGGCAGTTCGCGCGCTGGAATGGGCAGGTGTGGGTGTGGAGCGACATCGGCGTGCGCGATGAGTTCCAGGCTGTCGCGGTGTCGGGCTCTGGCGCGGATACGGTGATCGACGTGGTTGGGCAGATCATGTACGGGCCCGACTCGGGCTCTCTGGCGAGCGGGGTCTCGTCGGTGACGATCGCGGGGTTGTCGCCGTGGGGTGTGCCGCAGCAGGCGACGCTGAACGTCACCCGCGGAGCCGATGTGCAGCTGGGCGTGGAGGTGACCGGCGGCGCGCCGGTGTTCTACCAGTGGCGGCGCAACGGGGTGGCGGTCCTGAACGGGCCGGGCGGGGCGGCAGACGGGGGCGGTTTTGTGGCGGGCGCGAGCGGCGTGCTGTCGAGCGCGGGGCCGGTGGTGCTGACGATCACGGGCGCGGGTGTTGCGGACAGTGGCGTGTACACCTGCGGACTCTCAAGCGCGTGCGGGGAGTCGGAGAGCTCGGGCGTGATGCTGGGCGTGAGCGGGTGCGGCACGAGCGACTTCAACGGCGACGGCGACATCGGTACGGACCAGGACATCGAGGCGTTCTTCGCCTGTCTGGGCGGGAACTGCTGCCCGGGCTGCTTCGAGGGCGGGGCGGACTTCAACGGCGATGGGGACGTCGGCACCGACCATGACATTGAGGCGTTCTTCCGGGTGCTGGGCGGGGGGAACTGCTGA
- a CDS encoding cytochrome c peroxidase codes for MTKSRPGRVLLTSVFAGLPLAAAGLVGVAYYAFAAVPPVPVPPQNLITEQKRVLGKILFFDEQLSTSNTVACATCHVMSFGGNDPRIGATNPGPDNIIPSPDDRRGSPGVARMDASLNYVRDPQFNFAAQVTGRSANSPVNAAYNIDSFWDGRARSTFRDPITNAVLIPAGGSLESQAVGPIMNSVEMGHDGINWDHIVTKLPHVQPLQLATNLPQDVAAVLANKPSYPELFAAAFGDGQITPARIGMAIATYERTLISNQAPFDLGTMTAQQIAGRQTFVNNCAVCHDIQNGLFTDNTFRNIGLRPPAEDLGRQAVTNAPNGADRGRFKVPGLRNVGLKRSFMHTGRIASLTDVVRFYVQAPGSAPRFLDNIDPAVLQITPQSLPQQQEAGLVDFLANALTDPRVANQQFPFDRPTLFTERPADRASLEGGTGVAGTGGVIPGVLPAAVQPPAYVGNSDYRFAVFNARPGATAHLYASLTPPIAGRINTDILVGTTVTGTAGQTSGVATVHWPLTPLNVSSGQVYYLQWVIEDPVAAGGQARSVATRVPIFCGAQGCPLACGTSDYNGDGDFGTDQDIEAFFACLGGTCCPTCYSMGSDFNGDGDAGTDQDIEAFFRVLGGGSC; via the coding sequence ATGACAAAGTCGCGGCCGGGGCGTGTGCTTCTCACTTCTGTCTTCGCTGGTCTCCCGCTCGCCGCGGCCGGCCTGGTCGGCGTCGCCTACTACGCCTTCGCCGCCGTGCCGCCCGTGCCCGTTCCGCCGCAGAACCTCATCACCGAGCAGAAGCGCGTGCTCGGCAAGATCCTCTTCTTCGATGAGCAGCTCTCCACCAGCAATACCGTCGCCTGCGCGACCTGCCACGTGATGAGCTTCGGCGGCAACGACCCTCGTATCGGCGCGACCAACCCTGGCCCCGACAACATCATCCCATCGCCCGACGATCGGCGCGGCTCGCCCGGCGTCGCCCGCATGGACGCGTCCCTGAACTACGTCCGCGACCCCCAGTTCAACTTCGCCGCGCAGGTCACCGGCCGCAGCGCCAACTCCCCGGTCAACGCGGCGTACAACATCGACAGCTTCTGGGACGGCCGCGCCCGCAGCACGTTCCGCGACCCCATCACCAACGCCGTGCTGATCCCCGCGGGCGGCAGCCTTGAGAGCCAGGCCGTCGGCCCCATCATGAACAGCGTCGAGATGGGCCACGACGGCATCAACTGGGACCACATCGTCACCAAGCTCCCGCACGTGCAGCCGCTCCAGCTCGCGACCAACCTGCCGCAGGACGTCGCGGCCGTGCTCGCGAACAAGCCCAGCTACCCCGAGCTGTTCGCCGCGGCCTTCGGCGACGGGCAGATCACCCCCGCCCGCATCGGCATGGCGATCGCCACCTACGAGCGCACGCTGATCTCCAACCAGGCCCCGTTCGATCTTGGCACGATGACCGCGCAGCAGATCGCCGGTCGCCAGACGTTCGTCAACAACTGCGCCGTGTGCCACGACATCCAGAACGGCCTGTTCACCGACAACACCTTCCGCAACATCGGCCTGCGGCCGCCAGCGGAGGACCTTGGTCGGCAGGCCGTGACGAATGCGCCCAACGGCGCCGACCGCGGCCGCTTCAAGGTGCCCGGCCTGCGCAACGTCGGCCTCAAGCGCTCGTTCATGCACACGGGCCGCATCGCGTCGCTCACCGATGTGGTGCGCTTCTACGTACAGGCGCCCGGTTCGGCGCCGCGTTTCCTTGACAACATCGACCCCGCGGTGCTGCAGATCACCCCGCAGAGCCTGCCCCAGCAGCAGGAGGCCGGTCTCGTCGACTTCCTCGCCAACGCCCTGACCGACCCGCGCGTGGCCAACCAGCAGTTCCCCTTCGACCGGCCCACGCTGTTCACCGAGCGCCCTGCCGACCGCGCGAGCCTCGAGGGCGGAACGGGCGTGGCCGGCACCGGCGGCGTCATCCCGGGTGTGCTGCCCGCGGCGGTGCAGCCCCCCGCGTACGTGGGCAACTCGGACTACCGCTTCGCGGTGTTCAACGCCCGCCCTGGCGCAACCGCCCACCTGTACGCCTCGTTGACACCCCCGATCGCCGGCCGCATCAACACCGACATCCTGGTGGGCACGACCGTCACCGGGACCGCCGGCCAGACTTCTGGCGTGGCAACCGTTCACTGGCCCCTGACGCCGCTGAATGTGTCCAGCGGACAGGTCTACTACCTCCAGTGGGTTATCGAAGACCCCGTGGCTGCGGGCGGCCAGGCACGGTCGGTCGCCACCCGCGTCCCGATCTTCTGCGGCGCCCAAGGCTGCCCGCTCGCCTGCGGCACCAGCGACTACAACGGCGACGGCGACTTCGGGACCGACCAGGACATCGAGGCCTTCTTCGCATGCCTGGGCGGCACCTGCTGCCCGACCTGCTACTCCATGGGCAGCGACTTCAACGGTGACGGCGACGCCGGCACCGACCAGGACATCGAAGCCTTCTTCCGCGTCCTCGGCGGCGGCAGCTGCTGA